ACGCTCGCGATGCACCGGGTCTTCGACTCGCCCAAGGACTCGTTCGTGTTCGACACGGGCCACCAGTCGTACGTGCACAAGCTGCTCACGGGCCGCCAGGACTTCTCGGCGCTGCGCAAGCGCGACGGCATGTCGGGCTACCCGAGCCGCGCCGAGTCGCCGCACGACATCGTCGAGAACTCGCACGCGTCGACCGCGCTGAGCTGGGGCGACGGGATCGCCAAGGCCAACGTGGTGCGCGGTCTGCGCGACCGGCACGTCGTGTCGGTCATCGGCGACGGCGCCCTCACGGGCGGCATGGCCTGGGAAGCGCTCAACAACATCGCCGAGAGCCAGGACCGGCGCCTGGTGATCGTCGTCAACGACAACGGTCGCTCCTACTCGCCGACCATCGGCGGCATGGCGCACCACCTGTCGACCCTGCGCACCACGCGCGGCTACGAGAACTTCCTCGACTGGGGCAAGCGCACGCTCTCGCGCTCGGGGGCTCCCGGCCGGTTCGCGTACGAGTGGCTGCACGGGCTCAAGAAGGGCCTCAAGGACGTCGTCGCACCCCAGGGGATGTTCGAGGACCTGGGCATCAAGTATGTCGGCCCGGTCGACGGCCACGACATCGAGGCGCTCGAGCACGCGTTCGTGCGGGCCCGCTCGTACGGGGCACCCGTGATCGTGCACGTCATCACCGAGAAGGGCCGCGGCTACACCCCGGCCGAGCAGGACGTCGCCGACCGCTTCCACGCGGTCGGGCAGATCCACCCCGAGACGGGGCTGCCCGTCGCGCCCTCGCGCTTCGGCTGGACGTCCGTCTTCGCCGACGAGATCGTGAAGATCGGCCGCCGCCGCCCCGACGTCGTCGCGATCACCGCGGCCATGCTGCACCCCGTGGGGCTCGCGCCGTTCGCCGAGGCGTTCCCCGAGCGCACGTTCGACGTCGGCATCGCCGAGCAGCACGCCGCGACCTCGGCCGCGGGCATGGCCTTCGCGGGCCTGCACCCCGTCGTCGCGGTCTATGCGACCTTCCTCAACCGTGCCTTCGACCAGGTCCTCATGGACGTGGCGCTGCACAAGGCGGGGGTCACGTTCGTGCTCGACCGGGCGGGCATCACGGGCGAGGACGGCGCGAGCCACAACGGCATGTGGGACATGGCGATGCTGCGCATCGTGCCTGGCCTGCACCTGGCCGCGCCGCGCGACGAGGCGACGCTGCGCGAGGCCCTGCGGCACGCGGTCGACATCGACGACGCGCCCTCGGTCGTCCGGTACCCCAAGGGTGCGGTCGTCGAGCCCATCCCCGCGATCGAGACGCTCGACGGCGTCGACGTCGTCGCACGCCACGACGCGGTGCCCGCGAAGAAGGGCAGGGCCGCGACCCCCCGCAAGGTGCTCCTGGTGGGTGTCGGTTCCATGACGGGCACCGCGATGGCGGCCGGCGAGGCGCTCGCGGCCCACGGCGTGGACGTCACGGTCGCGTCCCCGACCTGGGTCCTGCCCATGCCGTCCGCCCTCGTGAAGCTCGCGGGCGAGCACGACCTCGTGGTCACGATCGAGGACGGCCTCGCCGACGGCGGCGTGGGCTCGCTCCTGGGGCAGCGGTCGGTCGAGGCCGGGGTCACCGTCCCGGTCGTCCCCCTCGGGCTGCCGACGGTCTTCCTCGACCACATGTCGATCGACCAGATCAAGACCACGCACCGCCTCACGGCGCAGGACGTCACGCGCGACGCGCTCACGGCGCTCGCGCTGCTCTAACGCCCAGCGGGCGGACCTTCGCCCGGACGACACCACGAGGGGCGCGGACCGCACGGTCCGCGCCCCTCGTGGTGTGTGCGGTGGACGGCGGGGCCCGACGGCGCCGCCCGGGCCGTCAGGGCGCCTCGCCCGGGTCTTCGTCGCCCGGGGCGCGATCGCCGACTCAGGCGAGGGTCGCCTCGGCGGCGCGCTCGACCACGGCGCGCAGGTCCCCCGACCCGGCGAACCACGTCCGCTGACGTCCGGCACCGCCGCCGGTCGACCACAGCCGTCCCAGCAGCTCGGTCACGGCGTCCAGGTCGCCCGCGTCGACGAGCGCCTCGCGCACGTGTGCGACGAGCTGCCCCACGACGTCGTGCGCGGTCGCGGGCTTCCAGGTGAGCGGCGAGACCAGGTCGCCCGAGATCC
This region of Oerskovia jenensis genomic DNA includes:
- the dxs gene encoding 1-deoxy-D-xylulose-5-phosphate synthase — encoded protein: MTLLSSITSPEDLRRLTPQQMETLAAEIREFLVSAVSRTGGHLGPNLGVVELTLAMHRVFDSPKDSFVFDTGHQSYVHKLLTGRQDFSALRKRDGMSGYPSRAESPHDIVENSHASTALSWGDGIAKANVVRGLRDRHVVSVIGDGALTGGMAWEALNNIAESQDRRLVIVVNDNGRSYSPTIGGMAHHLSTLRTTRGYENFLDWGKRTLSRSGAPGRFAYEWLHGLKKGLKDVVAPQGMFEDLGIKYVGPVDGHDIEALEHAFVRARSYGAPVIVHVITEKGRGYTPAEQDVADRFHAVGQIHPETGLPVAPSRFGWTSVFADEIVKIGRRRPDVVAITAAMLHPVGLAPFAEAFPERTFDVGIAEQHAATSAAGMAFAGLHPVVAVYATFLNRAFDQVLMDVALHKAGVTFVLDRAGITGEDGASHNGMWDMAMLRIVPGLHLAAPRDEATLREALRHAVDIDDAPSVVRYPKGAVVEPIPAIETLDGVDVVARHDAVPAKKGRAATPRKVLLVGVGSMTGTAMAAGEALAAHGVDVTVASPTWVLPMPSALVKLAGEHDLVVTIEDGLADGGVGSLLGQRSVEAGVTVPVVPLGLPTVFLDHMSIDQIKTTHRLTAQDVTRDALTALALL